Part of the Solanum pennellii chromosome 10, SPENNV200 genome is shown below.
ACATACAGTTCTATACCaaagaaaaatatcaacatGATAAAGGAGACCTAAAACATTACCAAATGCCTAAGATGATCTTTGACCAAGTCATTGTCTGTAAGATTAATGGTTTGCAGATCTGCTGATTCCATCCTCTCCACCATTCCTTCAAGTTCTAATACTGTGTGATGTCCAACACTGCACATTAAAAAAGGCCATGAAACAATGAATTAAGTTGggctaaattaaataaaatttagcaACCCTGGCTTTACCATAGGTTACATAACAGATTGATAGAGAGGCAAATAACTGGAAATATTTAATACTTAGTTGCTGTCCTTCCATGAATAAGTGTCTGTGTTAATAATACTAAAATTAACGCTAAAATGAACCAAAAGTAAAAGATCAAGGAGACCTTGCCTGTAAAGTACAAGAGCTCTTTCTTTGTCAGAGTTGTATCTGTACTTGAATTCAGTGATATTCATTGGTCCTACCTGTAATCAAGTTAATGTTTTAGTCTGCTAGTCAAATGTGtgctacttttttttcttttgggaaaCTGGTAGCTCAAAAGTGCACTACTTTAAAATCCATATTTAAGTGCTCATGGTGACCCACCATTTCAGCGAACTTTTTGAAGCTTCCTGGGTCTTCTGGCATAAAAGTAGCAAGAACAGCTTCCCGCTGTCTACCAACATCTGCGAGTTCTGTTACCAATCTAAGCCTGTCAAAGTTCATGTTGGCTCCACTAGTTATTGCTACTACGTTTTCACCCTTGAGGCCATAATACTTGCAGTATGCCTCGGCTCCAGCAAGAGCAAGTGCACCTGCCGGCTCTAGTATGCTCCTTTTCTCTTCAAACATGTCCTATCCAAATGAGCAATGACGGttacataaaaaattttacAACTCATGCAATGAAAAGCTGTCTATCCAACAGTCATTAGACTTTCTGCATGAAAAATGACCATGTATATCTCTAAGATAAAACATTTCATCGACAGAAGTTCTATGTTGGCATCGACTTCATAGCTTCCTacaattttttgtgttttttccaGAATGTTTCTGTTTTCTTTTACAACTCATATTCTTTCTTAGATGAATCCACTCATGTCATCTTATAAAGCATTGATACATAGAATCATCATATATAGAACACAAGAGGGCTTGTGATACTTTCTTGGAAAGAAAGAGAGGTAATTGACAAAAAGTGTTCCAACTGTTAGTCTCATTTGACCGGTAGTGCTTCAGGGAGCCATATACAAGCATTGAGAAATTTAGTCCACAGTAAATACCATTTGGCAAAAGATTTAATCCAGATGAAGACCAACatgtaaaataaaagataatggCTAACCTTTATAGATGCACATATAGCATCACGACCAACTAGGACAACGCCATCTATTAATTCCTCGCAGAGACGATAAGTCTCTTCACCAACCACTTTAACAGCTACACCATCTGCAAAACCCCCAACTTGGTCCAGCATTACTCTCTGACCATGATGTAATGATAATGCCAATGCATTCGCATCAAGTGGTTCAACTCCAATAATCTTTATATCTGGGGCAACCCTTTTCAAATAAGCAGCAATACCAGCTATAAGCCCCCCTCCTCCAACAGGCACAAAGATTGCATGAATGTTATCTTTCAGTTGGCGATTTATCTCCATCCCTACTGTACCCTGCCCTACAATGACATCTGGGTGATCAAAAGGAGGGATGAATGTGCGGCCTTCAGATTCAGCCCGCTTTTTGGCGTATGCTTGAGCTTCATCATATGAGTCCCCAACAAGAACAACAGTAGCACCCAATCTCTTAACTGATTTCCACTGCTCAAAGAAGAACGTGGTTTCAGAAAAATGGATAACCTTAAAAGTAACAGGATTCATTCAAAATGGAAGCTATTAAACCAAAAGTGTAATTCACTAATCCTAACTTTGATGTCTGGTGTAGTAACAGGCATAACAATCACAGCATCGCAGCCAAGTCTCTGAGCAGATAATGCAACACCTTGTGCATGGTTTCCAGCTGATGAGCATATAACCCCTTTTTCCAACTGCTCTTTCGGGAGTTTTGCCATCATATTGTAAGCTCCTCTGATTTTGAACGAAAACACCTGTCAATATGAGTATATCAGATTTACTGAGACAACTGTACTCCAGTGCCGAAGATTTTTATTTCCAGCAATAAGAaagtcttttttctttctttcttgtgTGTGTGTGCGGGGGGNNNNNNNNNNNNNNNNNNNNNNNNNNNNNNNNNNNNNNNNNNNNNNNNNNNNNNNNNNNNNNNNNNNNNNNNNNNNNNNNNNNNNNNNNNNNNNNNNNNNNNNNNNNNNNNNNNNNNNNNNNNNNNNNNNNNNNNNNNNNNNNNNNNNNNNNNNNNNNNNNNNNNNNNNNNNNNNNNNNNNNNNNNNNNNNNNNNNNNNNNNNNNNNNNNNNNNNNNNNNNNNNNNNNNNNNNNNNNNNNNNNNNNNNNNNNNNNNNNNNNNNNNNNNNNNNNNNNNNNNNNNNNNNNNNNNNNNNNNNNNNNNNNNNNNNNNNNNNNNNNNNNNNNNNNNNNNNNNNNNNNNNNNNNNNNNNNNNNNNNNNNNNNNNNNNNNNNNNNNNNNNNNNNNNNNNNNNNNNNNNNNNNNNNNNNNNNNNNNNNNNNNNNNNNNNNNNNNNNNNNNNNNNNNNNNNNNNGGGGGGGGGGAATGACAGCCTATAGAAGTTGAAGAAGTGTCAAAAATTTAGAGGAATAACATTTAGGGAACAAAAGATACCAAAGTTGATAAACCATAGGGTATACAAGTTTGAGTACTTTCACCTTTTTGGCCTTGtcaaaaaaaaggataaaaagggACCTTGATCTCCTTGATCTAGGACACAGAAATTTAAGGTTGACCTGAACAAGAAACCAGGCAACCTAACTAATCAAACACTGATCAACTAATTCACAAAAATGCAACATAAATAGCAGAGAAACTCTGTTCTGAGTCCAGAATCAATTGGAAAAGCTCAAATGTGCTGCCTATTTtgccttttcttcttttccaagGTACTTAATCTAATCTAAAACCCGACAAGAGAAGCCCTAAACCATCCGAAAATTTTAACAACAGCAGATCAAGGCCAACGGACTAACAGATTAGAGTCAAATTTCCACTTTGGGTCTTAGTAACATTTGGCACAAAGGGGAAATTAtcacaataaaagaaaaatgccTAACATGCATGTTCTTAAGCAATCATATCACAGTAACTGACTTATACATTccttaaatttcatatatttgaagcataataaaaataaaatgagacgAGCCTCAAACAATTCAGAATCTTCCAATCAAAGTTGAGCAAAagaacaaattaaaagaaaatgttcGCATAGACAAATAGTCACTGACCAAGATCCAACAACTTGAGCAAACATTCAAATAATTAAGATTAAAATCAACTCGAATTTTCCACTAGCACCAGCACAGGAGGAGGTCCACCTGCATCACTTTCCGCAAACACTTTTAAAGGTACGACAGATACACAATAGCTTTTAGATTTCTGAATGTCTCAAACTACCTCTGCAGCCCGCCAAATTGTCACTCCATGGGAATCTCCATATTTAAGGACTCCATTCGAAAAACACAACCACTAAGACATCACTTTACCTTAGATGATTGCTCTGTACATTAAGGTATAGCACCCTATTCTTTAGTCCTAGTTTCCCAACCTTTCAACCACAAAGCAAATACCAAATTGTCAAAACTGGCTCTTAGCATAGATAGGAGGCTCAACTATTCCAGAATAGAACAATCCTGACAAATTCTTATACAGTGAAGTACATTACAACTCCACGTTGAAAGACAGAGGGTTGAAGGTACACCAGCCATTTGATAAGGTTTTTCGTCTAGAAATTAGAGAGAATAGAAATGAAAACAGTAGCTAGATCACTAAGTACTAATCGTACTTCAGCACAATAAGTTTCTGTCAGAATAACTCTGTTACACCACAAAAGAGTCGCATAATCTTCCAGCTGAAAGTttatggagaaaaaaataagaagtcaAGACACACTATTTGCCTTGGTTCCCTTATGCAGCTTTGgaacttctcttttcttttaggGGATGGAGAAAGTGAGATGTCAGTGTCTTCAACATCTTCCACCACAAGTGAAGGTACCAAACACTATGAAATCGTTTCCACGGATGATATTTTGACATACTACCTACCTCCGtctcaatttcttttcttactttCCATGTTAGCTCATTTCAGAAAAAAAAGTGtttctttttgcatttttagcaactctttaatttcaatttttcacgtgacatgtttaagacaacaagattaaaagacatgattacaaaattcaaaagtctaTTTCACTTTCTTAGACTGTGtgtcaattaaaaattaaacaaacaaattaaaacagagGGAGTTCCAAATTCTCTCTTAGTAACAAAAATTTCTCAGAGAACAGGATATTTCAAAAATACGTAGTTCTAAAGATATTCCTTTTACACAATAGCAACTACTATACCTTAATCCCAACCATAAACCTTCAGCGGTTAAAGAGTGACATAAGGCCAATATCAGTGAATAAACCTATGAATTGGCACAGAAATGTTTTCACAAAGACAGAACCAAGGAAATCCATCAGAGAAACAGAAAAAGAACTTCACTTAACACCAAATATTCGAACTTTTAACAACTTATGCAATATTGCAAAGAAcaaaaccaataaaaaaatacataccgGCTGAAGATCCTCTCTTTTTAGCCATACATTAACTCCCAATCTTTCTGACAGCTTAGGAGCTTTCTGCAAAGGCGTCTCATAAGCTACATCATAAACTTTCGATGACAAGATGTTCGTCAAATACTCATACCCGGTCACACCACCCGTACCTAAAACCGGACTATTCGGTAACAAATATCCCGGCTCACACTGCAACGAGCTCGGAGAAACTCGTAGCAACGGAACCGGTGCCTCTGCCGGCTCCGCCTTCAACGGTTCCGTTACCGTAGCTGGCGATGACAAGATCTCCGTCGCCTTAGCACGAATAAACGCCTTCTTTTTGCTTTTTCTCGTTTCAGAAACTTTCACAGTGCTAATAGGAACAATGACGGAACTCATTGCCGTGAATTCTGGACGGACGCATGAATTCAATGATTTCACGGCGGTAAACCGAAGAACCTCCATTTCCTACGTTCGGATGTATAATGAAGATTAAATACGTTATACAAATCCGTCGGTAGCCGGAGATGTAGATATTTCCCGGCGGCGGAGGTCGTTGGCCAAGGGTTACAGCAGATGGAGGAGGACTGAGGAGGGGGAGAAATGGCCAAAATTGTGAATATTTATACAGGTAAGGCCCTGTTTGTTTTCTGAAATTGAAATTCgtatttatgaatttatgattaaacTCATTGAATGCCCATTAAAACTGTGGGGACATGAACTATTTCCATGGCGAGTAAAAAATACTATACTTCATCGAATCTACTATTAATATACTTTTCAATTTTAcgatttatatatgtatatatatatatacacttttgTTTTACGTTTTTGTCTAATATAAGTAatattcttcttcaactttatgATATATTTCTGTTATAAAAAtggttttaatatgtttatatttcGTGGTAGAGttagatattttataaaaaatgttcAGAAATATTTCTTTCGTCCGGTATTGTTtatcatggtttctatttttaaagtcaaactataaaaacttcgactaacattttaagatgcattttttcatcatattattaatatgcaaaaattgtaatttatagtacttttcatatagttttagaagatctaatctattttttttgtttaagatattgaattaatttatctaatttacgtttaaaaattagtcaaattgactttcgataagcgtaACATGACAAACATTTCCGGACGGAAGGAGTAGCAGTTTATTGTATTAAAGATattcaaaatatgttattttatcattttacttgtatatatgttttttttctgaCAAAGGGTGACACCATTTCTATAAATATCACTAGGCAAAAGGATATATGTGAACTACTTTTATAACAGTCATTTTAATAATGGTAAAAATATGTATCGTTTTCACGATTtatatcaattctaaataataaaattaaaagtatatgaaatcattttccatttaaaaaaactaaaatgatTTTCTTAGTTTCAATATGTAAAAGTTAATTTGCTCGCTGTCTTTATCATTCTAAATTCAATTCAAATGCAACCAAACTAATAAAAGGGCATATTTGAGCAActataataacaaattaaaatgattttcttagtttcaaaattaaaaaattacattactCGTTTTCTTTATCATTCTAAATTCAATTCACAAAAGGGTATATTTGAGTTAATTTGTAATAAGAATATTTGAGTTACTTTTATAACAAAAAGGTATATAACTCTAAATAACAAAGTTAAGagatatataaaatttcaataatatttaaaaattgctTCACTCATTTTCATTATTGTTCTAAATTCAATTAAGATATGGTCCAACTAACAATATctcatacaaaaaattaaataaattatttattaaatccAAATTTTTTACCTAAATATCTTAGTTATCAAAAATAGTCATTAAAGACTTTAAATTGCAAGCGAAGCGCATTACGCTACGATCCTCAGGTGCTCAAGCATATTGCTGGTCTAAAGCGAAAATTAAATGGGGCCTTAAGCTTTTATTGTTAATAGCTTTTATGTTattgatttcttctagtttttaattaataatataatcatttttattttaaattatttttcatgaaatatagtacttcaaatatgtcaaatttcttctaatatttccttcatttttcatgaaaagttaactttttctacaaatagaattcaatatttgttaaaaaataacaacttataacctattattattaaaaatgagacCCCTTAAATTTGGGGGCCTAAGAcgcatgtctttttttttaacactgtCGAGCTACCCCTGGCGCCCCTATTTCATTGAATGAATTGGaaactaaataattataaggaaaagggcctaaaataccctcaaagtattggaaatggtataaaattacccttcatccacctactggctccaaaatatcctttccacccacctatttggtccaaaatacccttatcatccaccttttggttcaaaattgaccatttatttaacggttttatatttaaactatttaaatattttttttaatacgtggcactcaactatttgttataatttaacttattagtataatttataaaccaatccactacccaccaattactaattaaacccctctaggttaataaacccgtcacattattaatgcaacaacagaaaagctactgtcaattgagtgtttttaaaaaatttgaggcgaaaatatctatagaagtaaattatcatatattcaagtgtctaaataaaaattaccgataaacttaaaagtctttctatgttcatcttaattattcttacatctcaattatgtgatgttactttatatataacttttttttcaaaatgatatattaatttttttaaaacaaatcataaatatttataaaattatattttaaaaaagtgcatgaatcaATTCGGGatatattacttctttacctttaatcataaatttctaactCAATCTTGcaagagaatcctattgaaagtgtcctcctaaataagcggcccaacctaaatttaattggggcttcgattcggacttgaataattttggatgtcattttcaggaatctataatttcagcgtgttttagtagtatttatgaagattttaatattataattggattattaattgggtggggtttagttagtaatgagtgggtagtgggttggtttataaattatattaataaattaaattataactaatagttgaacgccaagtattttaaaaaatatttaaagagtttaattttcaaacaattaaagaagtggtcaattttgaattcaaaggtggatgacaagggtattttcgagtcaataggtggatgaaaaagATATGTTGGAGCTAATACGTGAatgaaagataattttataccatttttaatacttcaaggatatatagatataaagtgttgtatttatattaataatagaaagaatattaatttgttaaagaaatatAGTTTTAAACGTTTAAGcactaaaaatttaaatagtttgTTATAAGTAAGTGGAGCATGTGTAATCTTTTAGTGGTATATCAactttcttctttgaaaaagagagattattttgataagatTGTTTATTAAGTAACGGCGATTAGgtaaatattttgatatgttttagaTTATAAGtgatcaaataattttaatatattaaaagatttgATATATCAAGAAGAGttcatatattcaaattttgaaataatttagaGGAGATTAAGttatgagagaaaaaaaattgaggaagataaattgttgaaatatataatttttatataaactatatttagaaaatgtttgaaaatattattgaaaaaatagttCAACTCCAAAATTATACAAACAGATGTAAAAATGGTGCAAATGGAGAGCAATATACCACTCTCAAAagcatatacaatataattctaaattctaaaaaacgtgaaatttagagaaaataGGTTGAATGCTATTTTATTGTAATCTTATATTATAGAGAAATTGTTCTTGAGAGACTTTCGACTCAAGAAGAGAATTACAAACAACATCAGCTTATTTAGATAAACAAGATGGAAGAAACATACATgtaatactatatatatttagGAATAAGCAAGTGTAAGAATAAAAGTAATATTATTGGACGGAAAAGGAAAACACTCGATAACCTACGATCCTCTATCTTAATACTCGATCTTCTCATTTCTCATATTAAACGTAACATTTCCAATAAAATTGATAATCACCTCTCTGTcagacaaatataaaaataataaaaaatgcaGTATCGTATGACAcaatttaaacataattattcTCAACTTTATTGTTAGATTATAAGTTATATTATTAGAATTGAGTTTTTGgcaaaataaaaacatttcttttttaatatttggtgATTTATGGAGTTTTACTAGAGCAATATGaattacatattattttatatgaattgtattaatttttttaatcaaattttaataaaaggatgaaagttgttaaatttaaaatacttgaagggtatttatgttaaaaagaataatttaataatataatttaaatttataaaaataattaaagatatttttgaccGGTAAATATTAGATGACCATTTACTCTTAAtgtttcaaataataaattattattaaaataaattgacaCTTTCCCTTGTGGACATGTCTCTTAATTAGTAGGGTCAAGATATCTTGTCATAAAGAGTATAGTAAGAAAATTACAAGACATGTTTTGTCAAGGGTCAATAATCACATAaacattactatttatttttttatttgatatatgatatctaaaatataattaatttaaatttactcaaaaaaatTCACTCTAAGAGATAGTGTACTTTTTATTAAAGACGATTAGACTCAAGgataaaaaaatctttatcTTCAAAAAAGTACTTCAAAAATAAGattaattctttaaaatattccaacatttaataaatattcattaGACTTAAACATGATAACATCATGTGCCACTCCTACTAAATGTGGTGAGAAATAAACAATGAGGACAAATGCTTGtaaatatctttctttttttttcaatttatttgctCGATTTTTTATTAGCCTAAATTTTTTGTTAGATTCtgacttttaattttataatagaaCAGTCTAATATATTTACACCACGTAAAAATAGTGTGATATGCACATTTCaacctacaaaaattttcaTAGTTTCAAAACTATACAATACTTACCATTTCATTCCAACATTTGATGGTAATATTACAATGCATTTTTCAGATtatgaatttatcaaaaaataatatcttaagTTGTGAATCAATGAATCTATTATACTACTTATTGtacttgattttgtttttgatcATGATATTAatatagttatttattttatttatttgcttttttatatattgttatcacttataaataattttgtgtatattattgatcataaaatatatttttagaagcATTGGCGATAAGATTATTAAGATAATCGTaatgttaattatttttgttaaatcaatttgaaataagaaatgagagattttga
Proteins encoded:
- the LOC107002306 gene encoding threonine dehydratase 1 biosynthetic, chloroplastic isoform X1, whose protein sequence is MEVLRFTAVKSLNSCVRPEFTAMSSVIVPISTVKVSETRKSKKKAFIRAKATEILSSPATVTEPLKAEPAEAPVPLLRVSPSSLQCEPGYLLPNSPVLGTGGVTGYEYLTNILSSKVYDVAYETPLQKAPKLSERLGVNVWLKREDLQPVNLKFLCPRSRRSRSLFILFFDKAKKVFSFKIRGAYNMMAKLPKEQLEKGVICSSAGNHAQGVALSAQRLGCDAVIVMPVTTPDIKWKSVKRLGATVVLVGDSYDEAQAYAKKRAESEGRTFIPPFDHPDVIVGQGTVGMEINRQLKDNIHAIFVPVGGGGLIAGIAAYLKRVAPDIKIIGVEPLDANALALSLHHGQRVMLDQVGGFADGVAVKVVGEETYRLCEELIDGVVLVGRDAICASIKDMFEEKRSILEPAGALALAGAEAYCKYYGLKGENVVAITSGANMNFDRLRLVTELADVGRQREAVLATFMPEDPGSFKKFAEMVGPMNITEFKYRYNSDKERALVLYSVGHHTVLELEGMVERMESADLQTINLTDNDLVKDHLRHLMGGRTNVHNELLCRFTFPEKPGALMKFLDAFSPRWNISLFHYRAQGDTGANVLVGIQVPQDEVVEFEGRADSLGYEYAVESLNEAYQLIMH
- the LOC107002306 gene encoding threonine dehydratase 1 biosynthetic, chloroplastic isoform X2, with protein sequence MEVLRFTAVKSLNSCVRPEFTAMSSVIVPISTVKVSETRKSKKKAFIRAKATEILSSPATVTEPLKAEPAEAPVPLLRVSPSSLQCEPGYLLPNSPVLGTGGVTGYEYLTNILSSKVYDVAYETPLQKAPKLSERLGVNVWLKREDLQPVFSFKIRGAYNMMAKLPKEQLEKGVICSSAGNHAQGVALSAQRLGCDAVIVMPVTTPDIKWKSVKRLGATVVLVGDSYDEAQAYAKKRAESEGRTFIPPFDHPDVIVGQGTVGMEINRQLKDNIHAIFVPVGGGGLIAGIAAYLKRVAPDIKIIGVEPLDANALALSLHHGQRVMLDQVGGFADGVAVKVVGEETYRLCEELIDGVVLVGRDAICASIKDMFEEKRSILEPAGALALAGAEAYCKYYGLKGENVVAITSGANMNFDRLRLVTELADVGRQREAVLATFMPEDPGSFKKFAEMVGPMNITEFKYRYNSDKERALVLYSVGHHTVLELEGMVERMESADLQTINLTDNDLVKDHLRHLMGGRTNVHNELLCRFTFPEKPGALMKFLDAFSPRWNISLFHYRAQGDTGANVLVGIQVPQDEVVEFEGRADSLGYEYAVESLNEAYQLIMH